A genomic region of Thermogemmata fonticola contains the following coding sequences:
- a CDS encoding PPC domain-containing protein, whose product MVRVRAILGGVAGCLAGLLWGGPVWGQTSFPMITHTHPTAVTRGSTQEVTVFANGGSFAEALAVHIEGEGVTAEIVPPKEAPKAAPTAPVPAVRQLTLRIKAAADAPLGVREFRIRTAHGISSLGQLLIVDDPVVLENGSNNTPDKAQTVTVPCVLCGRIDRAESVDYYTFSAKAGQTLTIEVHCARLQDKIHDLQKHADPLVSIADASGRELASSDDDRFADPLLVFTPPADGLYRLAIRDAKYDGDSRWSYAVTITDRPYVKQIFPIGVPPSASVVFEPVLSTPQRPQWTAVTPAAPGLHSVSLRPPGSSRVTNPVPLVVSTLPIQREQEPNDSPAQANPLPVPGGVNGRIGQRRDLDHFRLSLKKGQTVVLEVFARRFGTELTSRLDAQLDLLSADGKNVLVTNDDQSPAMKDSALVFTAPADGDYLLRLRDLNNKGGEEYAYFLTCDLAKPDFSLKVDPSIALIGPGSSAAWYVQVNRKHGFAGPVAISVDGLPPGVRVNPLIIPANMTQGLLVLTADAGAPLGGGPVRVVGTATVEHNGQKETLQRTATAVEEIYFPGGGRGRFDVRMQALAVTQTSDVLRVQVQPNRITLKPGQEVTLNVTVERSPRYAGKPVTLDVLLRHLGTVYGNPLPPGVTLVDGKSKTLLGAGDRGTITLRAAPDAPPCTDVPICVQAFVPINFVVKIGYASEPILLTVEK is encoded by the coding sequence ATGGTCCGTGTGCGAGCCATCCTCGGCGGTGTGGCGGGGTGCCTGGCCGGCTTGCTATGGGGCGGGCCGGTCTGGGGGCAGACCTCCTTTCCCATGATCACGCATACCCACCCCACGGCGGTCACGCGGGGCAGCACGCAGGAGGTGACGGTCTTTGCGAACGGCGGCTCCTTCGCCGAGGCGCTCGCGGTGCACATCGAAGGGGAAGGAGTGACGGCAGAAATCGTCCCGCCCAAGGAGGCGCCAAAGGCCGCACCCACCGCTCCGGTGCCGGCGGTCCGCCAGTTGACCCTGCGGATCAAGGCCGCCGCCGACGCTCCACTCGGAGTGCGCGAGTTCCGCATCCGCACGGCCCACGGCATCTCCTCCCTCGGCCAGTTACTCATCGTGGACGATCCCGTCGTCCTGGAAAACGGCAGCAACAACACGCCGGACAAAGCCCAAACTGTAACCGTCCCCTGCGTCCTGTGCGGGCGGATCGACCGCGCGGAAAGCGTCGATTACTACACCTTTTCGGCCAAAGCGGGCCAGACTCTGACGATCGAAGTCCACTGCGCCCGCTTGCAGGACAAAATCCACGACTTGCAGAAGCACGCCGACCCGCTCGTGAGCATCGCCGACGCCTCCGGGCGAGAACTGGCCAGTAGCGACGATGACCGCTTCGCCGATCCGCTTCTGGTCTTTACGCCGCCCGCTGATGGCCTCTACCGCCTGGCCATTCGCGACGCCAAGTACGACGGCGATTCCCGCTGGAGCTACGCCGTCACGATCACGGACCGGCCCTATGTGAAGCAAATTTTCCCGATCGGGGTGCCGCCGTCAGCCTCCGTGGTCTTCGAGCCGGTCCTATCCACGCCGCAACGGCCCCAGTGGACCGCCGTTACGCCGGCCGCTCCGGGCCTGCACAGCGTTAGTCTCCGTCCGCCGGGCAGCAGCCGCGTGACCAATCCCGTGCCGCTCGTCGTCAGCACCCTGCCCATCCAGCGGGAACAGGAACCGAACGACTCGCCCGCCCAGGCCAACCCCCTGCCCGTGCCCGGCGGCGTCAACGGCCGCATCGGCCAGCGACGCGACCTCGACCACTTCCGCCTCTCCCTCAAAAAGGGACAGACCGTCGTCCTCGAAGTCTTCGCCCGCCGCTTCGGCACCGAACTGACCAGCCGCCTTGACGCCCAACTGGACCTACTCTCCGCCGACGGCAAAAACGTGCTCGTGACTAACGACGACCAATCCCCCGCGATGAAGGACAGCGCCCTGGTCTTCACCGCCCCCGCTGACGGCGATTACCTCCTGCGACTGCGCGACCTCAACAACAAAGGCGGCGAGGAGTACGCCTACTTCCTCACCTGCGACTTGGCCAAGCCAGACTTCTCCCTCAAGGTGGACCCCTCCATCGCCCTGATCGGCCCTGGTTCCAGCGCCGCCTGGTACGTGCAGGTCAACCGGAAGCACGGCTTCGCGGGTCCGGTGGCGATCAGCGTGGATGGGCTGCCGCCGGGCGTCCGCGTCAACCCCTTGATCATTCCAGCGAATATGACCCAGGGGCTGCTGGTGCTGACGGCAGATGCCGGCGCTCCGCTTGGCGGCGGACCGGTGCGGGTCGTCGGCACCGCCACGGTCGAACACAACGGCCAAAAGGAAACCCTCCAGCGCACGGCGACGGCAGTGGAGGAAATCTACTTCCCCGGCGGCGGGCGCGGACGCTTCGATGTCCGCATGCAGGCCCTGGCCGTGACCCAAACCTCGGACGTTCTCCGCGTCCAGGTCCAACCGAATCGCATCACCCTCAAGCCCGGTCAGGAAGTCACCCTCAACGTCACGGTGGAGCGCTCCCCCCGCTATGCCGGCAAACCGGTTACGCTCGACGTGTTGCTCCGCCACCTCGGCACGGTCTACGGCAACCCCTTGCCCCCCGGCGTGACCCTCGTGGATGGAAAAAGCAAAACGCTCCTGGGCGCCGGCGACCGCGGCACGATCACCCTCCGCGCCGCCCCGGATGCCCCGCCCTGCACCGATGTCCCCATCTGCGTCCAGGCCTTCGTCCCGATCAACTTCGTGGTCAAAATCGGCTATGCCAGCGAACCGATCTTGCTGACCGTGGAAAAGTGA
- a CDS encoding 3-keto-disaccharide hydrolase translates to MLPAACRFRFGPALLAAAMLTSAGLSLTPAADPAADPATPQPPRGFTALFNGRDLSGWHGWDIHAKGASPADLEKLPPQEQAQRFAAWTEQARKHWRVENGELINDGRGPYLATERAFGDIELLVEYKTVPGADSGIYLRNTPQVQIWDPNQKYDPKNPHRKPHLGSGGLFNNSPGAPGRDPLVRADKPFGQWNRFRILQIGERTTVYLNDQLVVDHARMENYWNRKAPLPRTGKILLQTHGGEIRWRNLFVREIPPEEANERLRQHRADRFRPLFNGRDLTGWTGDTASYTVEQGQIICQPRKSGVLYTREQFADFTVRLEYRLPPGGNNGLAIRYPGKGRPSTDGMCEIQILDDDHPRYARLDPRQFNGSAYGIAPATRGYLRPAGQWNFLEVSVRQSTVTVELNGTRILHADLAAITTFKDNQPHPGITRRSGHFGFAGHGDPVAFRHIAIETLTD, encoded by the coding sequence ATGCTGCCCGCCGCCTGCCGCTTCCGCTTTGGTCCTGCCCTGCTCGCTGCCGCCATGCTGACCTCCGCCGGTCTGTCCCTGACCCCCGCTGCTGATCCCGCGGCCGACCCGGCGACCCCCCAACCGCCCCGCGGCTTCACCGCCCTCTTCAATGGCCGAGACCTCTCCGGCTGGCACGGCTGGGACATCCACGCCAAAGGGGCCAGTCCCGCTGACCTGGAAAAACTCCCGCCCCAGGAACAAGCCCAACGCTTCGCCGCCTGGACCGAACAGGCCCGCAAACACTGGCGCGTTGAAAACGGCGAGCTAATCAACGATGGCCGCGGTCCCTACCTCGCCACCGAGCGCGCCTTCGGCGACATCGAGCTGCTCGTGGAATACAAAACCGTCCCCGGTGCGGATAGCGGCATCTACCTGCGCAACACCCCCCAGGTACAAATCTGGGACCCCAACCAGAAATACGACCCGAAAAATCCCCACCGCAAGCCCCACCTCGGCTCTGGCGGCCTCTTCAACAACTCCCCCGGCGCCCCAGGACGTGACCCCCTCGTCCGGGCGGATAAGCCCTTCGGCCAGTGGAACCGCTTCCGCATCCTCCAAATCGGCGAACGCACCACCGTCTACCTCAACGACCAGCTCGTCGTCGATCATGCCCGCATGGAGAACTACTGGAATCGCAAGGCCCCCCTGCCCCGCACCGGCAAAATCCTCCTCCAGACCCACGGCGGCGAAATCCGCTGGCGCAACCTCTTCGTCCGCGAGATTCCCCCGGAGGAAGCCAACGAACGCCTCCGCCAGCACCGCGCCGACCGCTTCCGCCCCCTCTTCAACGGCCGGGACCTCACCGGCTGGACCGGCGACACCGCCTCCTACACCGTCGAACAGGGGCAGATCATCTGCCAGCCCCGCAAAAGCGGCGTCCTCTACACCCGCGAGCAGTTTGCGGACTTCACCGTGCGACTGGAATACCGCCTCCCCCCCGGCGGCAACAACGGCCTGGCCATCCGCTACCCCGGCAAAGGCCGCCCCTCCACCGACGGCATGTGCGAAATCCAAATCCTCGACGATGACCACCCCCGCTATGCCCGCCTCGATCCCCGCCAATTCAACGGCTCCGCCTACGGCATCGCCCCCGCCACCCGCGGCTACCTCCGCCCCGCCGGCCAGTGGAACTTTCTGGAAGTCTCGGTACGACAATCCACCGTCACCGTCGAACTCAACGGTACCCGCATCCTCCACGCCGATCTAGCCGCCATCACCACCTTCAAGGACAATCAGCCCCAT